One window of the Sporomusaceae bacterium genome contains the following:
- a CDS encoding phosphoglycerate mutase family protein produces MYIIFFHTGEAEEKTKQGESRSVLTKNGEKAVIEAAQGLDRIIPRKVKTQVWSSMSPSASQTAELVAEELGVKRRFLRTLDTDDLSTLLATAFEHCSEECLIFVSHQPFLGDWSRKLTGLKLPFSEASAAGFTVEKETTAKGELLWFIRPKILKRIG; encoded by the coding sequence ATGTACATTATTTTCTTTCACACCGGCGAAGCAGAGGAAAAGACCAAGCAGGGCGAAAGCCGCTCCGTATTGACGAAGAATGGGGAGAAGGCTGTGATCGAGGCCGCTCAGGGGCTCGACCGGATCATCCCCCGGAAGGTCAAAACCCAGGTGTGGTCGAGCATGTCGCCCTCGGCATCCCAGACGGCCGAGCTTGTCGCCGAGGAGCTTGGCGTCAAGCGCCGCTTCCTGAGAACCCTTGACACCGACGACTTGTCCACCCTGCTGGCGACCGCCTTCGAACACTGCAGCGAAGAATGCCTTATCTTCGTCAGCCACCAGCCCTTCCTCGGCGACTGGTCCCGGAAGCTGACGGGCCTGAAGCTGCCTTTCAGCGAGGCTTCGGCTGCCGGCTTCACCGTCGAGAAGGAGACGACCGCCAAGGGCGAACTCCTGTGGTTTATCCGCCCCAAGATTTTGAAGCGCATCGGCTAA
- a CDS encoding FAD-dependent oxidoreductase, whose protein sequence is MKRTTVVIIGGGAIGVGILRDLSLRGVKAILIAEHDLGFGASSGYPGLLHSGGRYAVHDPGSAKECAAENAVLRKIGRHCIEENAGYFIRLPEDDPSYEGIWVKACKAAGIPVAEARLEDAHRLEPNLTARAEAIYKLPDASVDVFRLCRQNVLSAQKHGGHLLTFSEVTAIERTDTQVDGVRIRNSLTGQIDTICCDYIINAAGAWGGKVARLAGITLSVTLARRTLIYINHRFTNRIINRLHRPAPGDTFVPYDSMTILGTAYSPAEKPDDFVPTTEEVVALINTGKVLFEDLPYYHIFRTCTEIRPQYRAEPGVEAGDRPCKFELIDHSRDGLHGFASVIGGKLTTYRLLAEKIADFICEKLSIRSTCQTSEEPIIDVP, encoded by the coding sequence ATGAAAAGAACAACGGTGGTCATAATCGGCGGCGGGGCGATAGGCGTCGGCATCCTGCGCGACTTATCGCTGCGCGGCGTAAAAGCAATTTTAATCGCCGAGCATGATTTGGGCTTCGGGGCAAGCTCCGGCTACCCCGGACTGCTGCACAGCGGCGGGCGCTACGCAGTACACGACCCCGGCTCGGCTAAAGAGTGCGCCGCAGAAAACGCGGTACTCCGAAAAATCGGCCGACACTGTATCGAAGAAAACGCGGGGTATTTTATCCGCCTGCCGGAAGACGATCCAAGTTATGAGGGAATATGGGTCAAAGCATGCAAAGCGGCGGGTATTCCCGTAGCTGAAGCAAGGTTGGAAGATGCGCATCGCCTGGAACCGAACCTTACGGCGAGAGCGGAAGCGATATATAAATTGCCGGACGCTTCTGTCGATGTATTTCGCCTGTGCCGGCAGAATGTGCTGTCAGCCCAAAAGCATGGCGGCCACTTGCTCACATTCAGCGAAGTCACAGCAATAGAACGTACGGACACCCAAGTGGATGGGGTGCGGATTCGCAACAGCCTGACAGGACAGATAGACACGATCTGCTGCGACTACATTATTAACGCCGCCGGCGCATGGGGAGGAAAGGTCGCCCGGCTCGCAGGAATCACGCTAAGCGTCACGCTGGCCCGCAGGACGCTTATCTACATTAATCATCGCTTTACGAACAGGATTATCAACCGTCTCCACCGACCGGCGCCCGGAGATACCTTTGTGCCTTACGACTCTATGACGATATTGGGCACTGCTTATTCGCCCGCGGAAAAACCGGACGATTTTGTCCCCACGACTGAAGAAGTCGTGGCACTAATCAATACAGGCAAGGTTTTATTCGAAGATTTGCCTTATTACCATATTTTCCGTACCTGCACGGAAATCCGGCCTCAATATCGGGCAGAGCCAGGCGTGGAGGCAGGGGATAGACCCTGCAAATTCGAACTGATAGACCACTCGCGTGACGGCTTACATGGCTTTGCCAGCGTTATTGGCGGAAAACTTACCACCTACCGGCTCCTGGCGGAAAAAATCGCCGATTTTATTTGCGAAAAACTGTCTATTCGCTCAACCTGCCAAACGTCGGAAGAACCGATAATCGATGTTCCTTAA